In Equus caballus isolate H_3958 breed thoroughbred unplaced genomic scaffold, TB-T2T haplotype1-0000019, whole genome shotgun sequence, one genomic interval encodes:
- the LOC138922943 gene encoding myelin-associated neurite-outgrowth inhibitor-like produces MNPVYSPGSSGVPYANAKGIGYPAGFPMGYAAAAPTYSPNVYPGANPTFQTGYTPGTPYKVSCSPTSGAVPPYSSSPNPYQTAVYPVRSAYPQQSPYAQQGTYCTQPLYAAPPHVVHHTTVVQPNGMPMTVYPAPIPPPTGNGVTMGMVAGTTMAMSAGTLLTAHSPTPVAPHRVKVPTYPAPGTPTYSYVPPPW; encoded by the coding sequence ATGAATCCTGTTTATAGCCCTGGTTCTTCTGGGGTTCCCTATGCAAATGCCAAAGGAATTGGTTATCCAGCTGGTTTCCCCATGGGCTACGCAGCAGCGGCTCCCACCTACTCCCCCAACGTGTACCCTGGAGCGAACCCCACCTTCCAAACAGGTTACACTCCTGGCACACCTTACAAAGTGTCCTGTTCCCCCACCAGTGGGGCAGTGCCACCatactcctcctcccccaacccctaccAGACCGCCGTGTACCCCGTGCGAAGTGCCTACCCCCAGCAGAGCCCATACGCACAGCAAGGCACATACTGCACACAACCCCTGTACGCAGCACCTCCTCACGTCGTCCACCACACCACGGTGGTGCAACCCAATGGCATGCCGATGACGGTGTACCCTGCACCTATCCCTCCACCTACAGGCAACGGGGTCACCATGGGCATGGTGGCTGGGACCACTATGGCGATGTCAGCAGGTACCCTGCTGACTGCCCACTCCCCAACTCCTGTCGCCCCTCACCGAGTCAAGGTGCCCACATATCCGGCCCCCGGAACACCCACCTACAGCTACGTGCCCCCTCCGTGGTGA